In Polyangiaceae bacterium, a genomic segment contains:
- a CDS encoding DDE-type integrase/transposase/recombinase encodes MTSEIGVVEDDSERMTWDCDMRLAEIPVPRSWPEVVQRGWLCALGLAYRGIVSLAAATGGEQAVAIVAGSSECEARLLRARFGRMPPAQRPHYKPKERLEILEEKTRRGLRTEEVARRFLVTVATVERWLSRLDEGGEKALLAMRRPVNRLDDLVGEMVREVGKHCPQMGKKRIAQILARAGLRLAESTVARKLKEKPDSKRPPPPAPEPQSASPASGRAVIAKYESHVWGLDHTVVPTAVGFWVPWFPGAMLQVWPFCFWLSVVMDHFSRRILAIGVYTREPSGQQVCRLLDRARRRAGGAPKYTVTDQGAQFRDKYRRWCERWGVKPRYGAVGKHGSIAIVERFWRSLKEEAFGPERRGVVINIGAMAELCSRYVDWYNDIRPHQGLDGATPSEVFDGRRPPHQRPCDRPRARSPDPSIAAASRMPRGQRDEKLRLVLGHAPGLPHLPVIELRKAA; translated from the coding sequence ATGACAAGCGAGATTGGGGTCGTCGAGGACGACAGCGAACGGATGACCTGGGACTGTGACATGAGACTCGCGGAGATCCCCGTGCCACGCAGCTGGCCGGAGGTCGTGCAGCGCGGGTGGCTATGCGCGCTGGGGCTGGCGTATCGCGGGATCGTGAGCTTGGCGGCGGCGACAGGTGGGGAGCAGGCTGTCGCGATCGTCGCGGGGAGTTCGGAATGCGAGGCGCGCTTGCTGCGCGCGCGGTTTGGTCGGATGCCACCGGCACAGCGGCCGCACTACAAGCCGAAGGAGCGGTTGGAGATCTTGGAAGAGAAGACGCGACGAGGCCTCCGCACGGAGGAAGTGGCGAGGCGCTTCCTGGTGACCGTAGCTACGGTCGAGCGGTGGCTGTCGCGGTTGGACGAAGGCGGGGAGAAGGCGCTGCTGGCGATGCGCCGTCCGGTCAATCGACTCGATGACCTCGTGGGGGAGATGGTGCGAGAGGTGGGCAAGCACTGTCCGCAGATGGGTAAGAAGCGGATCGCGCAGATTCTTGCGCGTGCAGGCCTGCGGCTCGCGGAAAGCACCGTCGCGAGGAAGCTGAAAGAGAAGCCGGATTCGAAGCGTCCCCCGCCGCCCGCGCCGGAGCCCCAGAGCGCGAGTCCCGCGTCGGGAAGGGCGGTGATCGCGAAGTACGAGAGCCACGTGTGGGGGCTGGACCACACCGTAGTGCCAACGGCGGTGGGCTTCTGGGTGCCGTGGTTTCCGGGAGCGATGCTTCAGGTCTGGCCCTTCTGCTTCTGGCTGTCGGTGGTGATGGATCACTTCTCGCGCCGGATACTCGCCATCGGGGTGTACACGAGAGAGCCGTCAGGGCAGCAGGTGTGTCGGTTGCTGGACAGGGCGCGCCGCCGTGCCGGCGGCGCGCCGAAGTACACGGTGACGGACCAAGGCGCGCAGTTTCGAGACAAGTACCGACGATGGTGTGAGCGGTGGGGCGTGAAGCCCCGCTACGGCGCAGTGGGGAAGCACGGATCCATCGCCATCGTGGAACGATTCTGGCGCAGCTTGAAAGAGGAAGCGTTCGGGCCCGAACGGCGCGGCGTGGTGATCAACATTGGCGCCATGGCGGAGCTCTGCTCGCGCTACGTCGATTGGTACAACGACATTCGGCCGCACCAAGGGCTTGATGGCGCAACCCCGAGTGAAGTCTTCGACGGCAGGCGTCCGCCGCACCAGAGGCCGTGTGACCGTCCGCGTGCACGATCTCCGGACCCCTCAATAGCTGCAGCGTCGCGAATGCCGCGGGGACAACGCGATGAGAAACTGCGACTCGTGCTCGGCCACGCGCCGGGTCTCCCCCATCTCCCCGTCATCGAGTTGCGCAAAGCCGCTTGA
- a CDS encoding DUF559 domain-containing protein, whose translation MRRPHRQSAQPVARARAHALRQQLTFSEQKLWQELRGSKLGVAFRRQVAIGRYIADFAAPSVRLVVEVDGGYHVTRKAADKRRDRDLARLGWRVLRLEATLVVHRLPQALELVRRALA comes from the coding sequence ATGCGTCGCCCCCATCGTCAGTCCGCTCAGCCAGTTGCTCGCGCTCGTGCCCATGCGCTGCGGCAACAACTCACGTTCAGTGAGCAGAAGCTGTGGCAAGAGCTCCGTGGCTCCAAGCTGGGTGTGGCCTTCCGGCGGCAAGTGGCCATCGGCCGCTACATTGCAGATTTTGCTGCCCCCAGCGTGCGGTTGGTCGTTGAAGTGGATGGCGGCTATCACGTCACCCGAAAGGCCGCCGACAAGCGCCGAGACCGGGACCTGGCCCGGCTTGGCTGGCGCGTGCTGCGGTTGGAAGCCACGTTGGTCGTGCATCGGCTGCCGCAGGCGTTGGAGTTGGTGCGTCGGGCGTTGGCGTGA
- a CDS encoding DUF4351 domain-containing protein produces MTGAQILRAEGEAKGKAEGKAEGKAEGKADTLLKLLELKFGELPDATTHRVRGATLEQLDSWIERIFQATSLEDVFAS; encoded by the coding sequence ATGACCGGTGCACAGATTCTCAGAGCTGAAGGCGAAGCCAAGGGCAAGGCCGAGGGCAAGGCCGAGGGCAAGGCCGAGGGCAAGGCCGATACTCTCCTGAAGCTGCTGGAGTTGAAGTTCGGAGAGCTGCCGGACGCCACCACTCACCGTGTGCGTGGCGCGACCCTGGAGCAGCTCGACTCCTGGATCGAGCGCATCTTCCAAGCCACTTCGCTCGAAGACGTGTTCGCGAGCTGA
- a CDS encoding Rpn family recombination-promoting nuclease/putative transposase, whose product MDNPHDRFFRHVFSDPENAAGELKTILPAELSAHIAWSSLRLVPGSYVDAELSDLRSDVLFETSLDGRPLLIYFLLEHQSSFDRWMPLKMLGYMLRIWEDFHKKHLDTQLLPPIVPGVVYHGDRAWPPRMLFMDLLDVDQALHKLLAPHVPEFEFHVDDLSGAQAESLRARAMTAIAQLSLFCLSRARKSGDVAAELAQSWQDRMRRWPMLPTAWRHSAPFCAIFSRPAKLPPSESETSSGSWDPEPRKLS is encoded by the coding sequence ATGGACAACCCGCACGATCGCTTCTTCCGTCACGTGTTCTCCGATCCCGAGAACGCCGCTGGCGAGCTCAAGACGATCCTTCCCGCCGAGCTGTCCGCTCACATCGCCTGGTCCTCGCTCCGGCTCGTACCCGGAAGCTATGTCGATGCTGAGCTCAGCGACTTGCGCTCCGACGTCTTGTTCGAGACCAGCCTCGACGGCCGACCGCTGCTCATCTACTTCTTGCTCGAGCACCAGAGCAGCTTCGACCGATGGATGCCGCTCAAGATGCTCGGCTACATGCTCCGCATCTGGGAGGACTTCCACAAGAAGCACCTTGACACTCAGTTGCTTCCTCCAATCGTTCCGGGCGTCGTCTACCACGGCGACCGCGCGTGGCCGCCTCGGATGCTCTTCATGGACCTGCTCGACGTCGACCAGGCCCTGCACAAGCTCCTCGCACCCCACGTCCCGGAGTTCGAATTTCACGTCGATGATCTCTCCGGCGCTCAAGCCGAGTCTCTTCGCGCCCGCGCCATGACCGCCATCGCCCAGCTGTCGCTCTTCTGCCTCAGCCGTGCCCGCAAGAGCGGCGACGTCGCCGCAGAGCTGGCTCAGTCCTGGCAAGATCGCATGCGGAGGTGGCCGATGCTCCCAACGGCGTGGCGGCACTCGGCACCGTTTTGCGCTATCTTCTCGAGGCCAGCGAAACTCCCCCCGAGCGAGTCAGAAACCTCGTCCGGCAGCTGGGACCCAGAGCCGAGGAAGCTTTCATGA
- a CDS encoding helix-turn-helix domain-containing protein — protein MQGEVEVGEDDSERMTWDCDMRLAEIPVPRSWPEVVQRGWLCALGLAYRGIVSLAAATGGEQAIALIGGSSEREARLLRARFARMPAAQRPHYKPKERLEILEEKTRRGLRTEEVARRFLVTVATVERWLSRLDEGGEKALLAMRRPVNRLDDLVGRWSERWASTVRRWVRSGSRRFLRVQACGSRKAPSRGS, from the coding sequence ATGCAAGGCGAGGTTGAGGTCGGCGAGGACGACAGCGAACGGATGACCTGGGACTGTGACATGAGACTCGCGGAGATCCCCGTGCCACGCAGCTGGCCGGAGGTCGTGCAGCGCGGGTGGCTATGCGCGCTGGGGCTGGCGTATCGCGGGATCGTGAGCTTGGCGGCGGCGACAGGTGGGGAGCAGGCCATCGCGCTCATCGGCGGGAGCTCCGAACGCGAGGCGCGCCTACTGCGGGCGCGTTTCGCACGGATGCCCGCTGCGCAGCGGCCGCACTACAAGCCGAAGGAGCGGCTGGAGATCTTGGAAGAGAAGACGCGACGAGGCCTCCGCACGGAGGAAGTGGCGAGGCGCTTCCTGGTGACCGTGGCTACGGTCGAGCGGTGGCTGTCGCGGTTGGACGAAGGCGGGGAGAAGGCGCTGCTGGCGATGCGCCGCCCGGTCAATCGACTCGATGACCTCGTGGGGAGATGGTCCGAGAGGTGGGCAAGCACTGTCCGCAGATGGGTAAGAAGCGGATCGCGCAGATTCTTGCGCGTGCAGGCCTGCGGCTCGCGGAAAGCACCGTCGCGAGGAAGCTGA
- a CDS encoding transposase: protein MIAKYESHVWGLDHTVVPTAVGFWVPWFPGAMLQVWPFCFWLSVVMDHFSRRILAIGVYTREPSGQQVCRLLDRARRRAGGAPKYTVTDQGAQFREKYRRWCERWSVKPRYGAVGKHGSIAIVERFWRSLKEEAFGPERRGVVINLGAMAELCSRYVDWYNDIRPHQGLDGATPSEVFDGRRPPHQRPCDRPRARSPDPSIAAASRMPRGQRDEKLRLVLGHAPGLHHLPVIELRKAA, encoded by the coding sequence GTGATTGCGAAGTACGAGAGCCACGTGTGGGGGCTGGACCACACCGTAGTGCCGACGGCGGTGGGCTTCTGGGTGCCGTGGTTTCCGGGAGCGATGCTTCAGGTCTGGCCCTTCTGCTTCTGGCTGTCGGTGGTGATGGATCACTTCTCGCGCCGGATACTCGCCATCGGGGTGTACACGAGAGAGCCGTCAGGGCAGCAGGTGTGTCGGTTGCTGGACAGGGCGCGCCGCCGTGCCGGCGGCGCGCCGAAGTACACGGTGACGGACCAAGGCGCGCAGTTTCGGGAGAAGTACCGTCGGTGGTGTGAGCGGTGGAGCGTGAAGCCCCGCTACGGAGCGGTGGGCAAGCATGGCTCCATCGCCATCGTGGAACGATTCTGGCGCAGCTTGAAAGAGGAAGCGTTCGGGCCCGAACGGCGCGGCGTGGTGATCAACCTTGGCGCCATGGCGGAGCTCTGCTCGCGCTACGTCGATTGGTACAACGACATTCGGCCGCACCAAGGGCTTGATGGCGCAACCCCGAGTGAAGTCTTCGACGGCAGGCGTCCGCCGCACCAGAGGCCGTGTGACCGTCCGCGTGCACGATCTCCGGACCCCTCAATAGCTGCAGCGTCGCGAATGCCGCGGGGACAACGCGACGAGAAACTGCGACTCGTGCTCGGCCACGCGCCGGGCCTGCATCATCTCCCCGTCATCGAGCTGCGCAAAGCCGCTTGA